The following are encoded together in the Salvia hispanica cultivar TCC Black 2014 chromosome 6, UniMelb_Shisp_WGS_1.0, whole genome shotgun sequence genome:
- the LOC125192966 gene encoding homeobox-leucine zipper protein HAT4-like, which yields MAREGDDGLGLSLSHNPLTLFTSPLPLSSGADECGGIDVIEEVMVSSREGEIDDRKKLRLSKEQAAVLEETFKEQKTVNPRQKMALAKQLNLRPRQVEVWFQNTRARTKLKQTEVECEYMRRYCENLTEENRRLQKEVNELSALKLVTNMSPPPPTTLTMCPQCQHHQRPPTTPHHESS from the exons ATGGCACGCGAGGGAGACGATGGGTTAGGTTTGAGTTTGAGCCACAATCCGCTCACTCTCTTCACGTCTCCTTTGCCCTTATCGTCAGGAGCTG ATGAATGTGGAGGAATCGATGTGATCGAGGAAGTGATGGTTTCTTCGAGAGAGGGCGAGATCGACGATAGAAAGAAGCTCCGGCTGTCCAAGGAGCAGGCGGCGGTTCTGGAGGAGACGTTTAAGGAGCAAAAGACTGTTAATCCG AGGCAGAAAATGGCGCTGGCGAAGCAGCTAAATCTGCGGCCTAGACAAGTGGAGGTGTGGTTCCAAAACACAAGGGCAAG GACCAAGTTAAAACAAACGGAAGTTGAGTGTGAGTATATGCGGCGATACTGTGAGAATCTAACGGAGGAAAACAGACGCTTACAGAAAGAGGTGAACGAGCTGAGTGCATTGAAGCTCGTTACGAATATGAGTCCTCCGCCTCCAACAACCCTCACCATGTGCCCCCAGTGTCAGCACCACCAGAGGCCGCCCACTACCCCTCACCATGAGTCAAGTTGA
- the LOC125194616 gene encoding uncharacterized protein LOC125194616, protein MKSLSPASDSPQPLSAVEGVKKQVDELVLPYPHVKKSASASSSEADANPQAVKTDDWRNVYKRAAFAPSPASYSREEGDAAFPIDGKGKQAMETLNNSEVKEEEESPKKEIKEQEEVKVWNLRPRVAKSKTTNNAKTTKSAGNKKDNKVSIAIALAKEEIEEDIFALTGAKPSRRPKKRPKNVQKQLDAVFPGLWLHSISADSYKVSENSHKG, encoded by the exons ATGAAGTCCCTGTCTCCAGCCAGCGATTCGCCCCAGCCTTTGTCGGCCGTTGAAGGCGTGAAGAAGCAAGTTGATGAGCTGGTGTTGCCCTATCCTCATGTGAAGAAATCTGCGTCCGCTTCTTCTTCAGAAGCGGACGCAAATCCTCAGGCTGTGAAAACAGATGACTGGAGAAATGTATACAAGAGAGCTGCATTTGCCCCTTCTCCTGCAAGCTACTCACGTGAAGAAGGTGATGCAGCATTCCCAATTGATGGCAAGGGCAAACAAGCCATGGAAACCCTAAACA ACTCGGAGGtcaaagaagaggaagaaagcCCTAAGAAGGAGATCAAAGAGCAAGAAGAGGTTAAAGTGTGGAATTTAAGGCCGAGAGTCGCCAAGAGCAAGACCACCAACAACGCAAAAACAACGAAATCTGCGGGAAACAAAAAGGATAATAAAGTCAGCATTGCGATTGCTCTAGCGAAAGAGGAGATCGAGGAAGACATCTTTGCTCTCACCGGAGCTAAGCCGTCGCGTCGCCCCAAGAAGCGCCCGAAGAACGTTCAGAAACAATTGGAT GCTGTGTTTCCTGGATTATGGTTGCATTCCATATCTGCAGACTCGTACAAGGTATCGGAAAATTCTCATAAG GGCTAG